In Cercospora beticola chromosome 3, complete sequence, the following proteins share a genomic window:
- a CDS encoding uncharacterized protein (antiSMASH:Cluster_11): MTDQQNPTLPPEPPWPQETGIWGSYALHCHCGAIRYNMKLSPPIFESEAEGKGVYPVMSCNCSYCERVGYLTVHPLVENVEFTQGLEHRAEYLTSGQTAPLWFCKKCGSALGADIRGLMEKMGAPLRYGLNVRMLKDSDVKKLTIKEVTFMKDMPPKYDIGPPESEKSQA; encoded by the exons ATGACAGACCAACAAAACCCAACCCTCCCACCAGAACCACCATGGCCACAAGAAACCGGAATATGGGGCTCCTACGCCCTCCACTGCCACTGTGGCGCAATCCGCTACAACATGAAACTCTCGCCTCCAATCTTCGAATCCGAAGCAGAAGGCAAAGGAGTGTACCCCGTCATGTCTTGCAATTGTTCGTATTGTGAAAGAGTCGGGTATCTTACTGTTCATCCTTTGGTTGAGAATGTGGAGTTTACACAAG GTCTGGAACATCGCGCAGAATACCTAACAAGCGGTCAAACTGCACCATTATGGTTCTGTAAGAAATGCGGAAGTGCTCTCGGAGCTGATATTAGAGGTttgatggagaagatgggagCTCCACTTCGATATGGATTGAATGTCAGAATGCTGAAGGATAGTGATGTGAAGAAGCTTACGATCAAGGAAGTCACGTTCATGAAGGATATGCCGCCCAAGTATGACATTGGGCCTCCTGAGAGTGAGAAAAGCCAGGCATAG
- a CDS encoding uncharacterized protein (antiSMASH:Cluster_11), producing MADSVDRVFGHALNTVNRIRPGSQKPPSSDRLALYGLYKQSMEGDVCLISDRPTSPGPGLTTDALKKEQEKWDAWKANEGLGRTEAKRRYIEKLIDTMHKYASTTPEARELVEELEFVWDQIKNNSQPSSSEHSSPLQTIERRDYMHSGSSGENGAGRSEAAAMSGGRDRVKGLTMLAPQSEVDEDDLADEEREEFVDAPVSQIDEGDLQHASESGGEPENDRFRAPRSPSSPADNRWRKRIESSLIKLTTEVAALREQLEARRFFSYQRKHSWWGWVLRLSWWAVQLFVADAIILWIVILYMRRKKDRRLETAIRVLLGDAVAQAQSAVRDAKMPTLPSITRGRAKSPKG from the exons ATGGCCGACTCTGTGG ACCGAGTCTTTGGCCATGCCCTCAACACCGTCAACCGCATTCGACCGGGCTCGCAAAAGCCGCCATCATCCGATCGACTCGCACTTTATGGCCTGTACAAGCAATCGATGGAGGGTGATGTCTGCCTCATATCCGACCGACCCACGTCGCCCGGCCCTGGCTTGACCACAGACGCAttgaagaaagagcaagagaaGTGGGATGCATGGAAAGCAAACGAAGGCCTCGGCCGAACCGAGGCCAAGCGTCGATATATTGAAAAGCTGATAGACACGATGCACAAGTACGCCTCGACTACTCCCGAGGCTCGCGAGCTGGTTGAGGAGCTTGAATTTGTATGGGACCAGATCAAAAATAATTCTCAACCTTCCAGCTCCGAGCACTCCTCACCTCTGCAGACTATTGAGCGCAGAGACTATATGCATTCGGGAAGCTCTGGTGAGAATGGCGCAGGGAGATCTGAAGCCGCAGCTATGAGTGGGGGACGAGATCGGGTGAAAGGGCTCACCATGCTGGCCCCTCAGTCAGaggttgatgaagatgatctcGCGGACGAGGAAAGGGAAGAATTTGTCGATGCGCCAGTGTCACAAATCGACGAAGGCGACCTGCAGCACGCCTCTGAATCCGGCGGAGAACCAGAGAACGATCGCTTTCGTGCCCCTCgctctccatcctcaccgGCCGACAATCGATGGCGGAAGCGGATTGAGTCCTCCCTGATAAAGCTTACGACTGAAGTCGCAGCCCTGCGAGAGCAACTCGAGGCCAGACGCTTTTTCAGCTATCAGCGAAAACACAGTTGGTGGGGTTGGGTATTGAGATTGAGCTGGTGGGCTGTCCAGCTCTTCGTCGCCGACGCCATTATCCTGTGGATCGTCATTCTTTATATGCGTCGCAAGAAGGATCGCAGACTGGAGACCGCCATCCGCGTCTTGCTTGGTGATGCCGTTGCCCAAGCTCAGAGTGCTGTGCGGGATGCAAAGATGCCAACATTGCCCAGTATCACCAGAGGGCGAGCGAAATCGCCCAAGGGCTGA
- a CDS encoding uncharacterized protein (SMCOG1106:major facilitator transporter~antiSMASH:Cluster_11): MKDHIEKQHPTEAVEEEHETRAESIKDDSHSVHDSADEKKFTASRPKHEGGHGETDLESQRPSMQLQHTRSHMSTHDAHPAHDQEFYEEGDEIYDKFSKWKKISIVAILSFSSFLAPISSTSILAASPEVASTYDTTASIFNISNALYMLFMGLSPLFWGPMGQTYGRKWTLAWAAVTFTAFSAGSALAPDLGSYFVFRMLTAFQGTAFLIIGGTAIGDIYRPVERGTAYSWFMSGTLIGPAFGPFIGGIIVNFVTWRAIFWLQTALAGLSSVLIIFFLPETIHKKRSDELNGLPKSQQAKQLWKWINPARVVILFKYPNLVIVAVASASLVWNMYSLLTPIRQVLNPRFNLSSPIQSGLFYIAPGCGYLTGTFFGGRWADAVVKRYMKKRGTRVAEDRLHSCLPAMGIVIPASMIVYGWSIEKKVGGIALPVIAMFLQGVAQLFCFPSLNTYCLDVMQSRSSEVVAGNYFSRYLLGAAGSAAVLPIIDAIGVGWFSTISAAFVAVAALGTWAVAVWGKDMRDRVDQGKEVE; the protein is encoded by the exons ATGAAGGACCACATCGAGAAGCAGCATCCCACAGAGGCGGTCGAGGAAGAACATGAGACCAGAGCAGAGTCTATCAAGGACGATTCACATTCTGTACACGACTCCGccgatgagaagaagtttACAGCCTCAAGGCCGAAGCATGAAGGAGGACATGGAGAGACGGATCTCGAGAGCCAACGCCCGAGCATGCAATTACAGCACACGAGGTCACATATGTCCACCCATGATGCGCATCCTGCCCACGACCAAGAGTTCTACGAGGAAGGAGACGAAATATACGACAAGTTCTCCAAATGGAAAAAGATCTCAATCGTAGCCATTCtgagcttctcctccttcttagcTCCCATCAGCTCCACCAGCATCTTGGCTGCTTCTCCAGAAGTTGCGAGCACATACGATACGACAGCATCCATCTTCAACATCTCTAACGCATTGTATATGCTGTTCATGGGTCTCAGCCCACTGTTCTGGGGGCCGATGGGACAAACTTACGGCAGGAAGTGGACTTTGGCATGGGCGGCCGTAACATTCACAGCATTCAGTGCAGGATCAGCACTAGCCCCCGATCTCGGATCTTACTTCGTCTTTCGTATGCTCACAGCCTTTCAAGGCACGGCATTCTTGATCATTGGCGGGACTGCAATCGgcgatatctatagaccAGTGGAGAGAGGCACTGCTTATTCTTGGTTTATGAGTGGGACGCTCATTGGTCCTGCATTTGGTCCATTCATTGGAG GCATCATCGTCAACTTCGTCACCTGGCGAGCCATCTTCTGGCTCCAAACAGCTCTAGCCGGCCTCTCCTCCGTTCttatcatcttcttcctccctgAAACCATCCACAAGAAGCGCTCGGACGAACTCAATGGCCTGCCCAAATCCCAACAAGCCAAACAACTCTGGAAATGGATCAATCCCGCCCGcgtcgtcatcctcttcaagTACCCCaacctcgtcatcgtcgccgtcgcAAGCGCGAGCTTGGTCTGGAACATGTACAGTCTCCTCACACCAATCCGACAAGTGCTCAACCCACGCTTCAATTTGAGCTCCCCAATCCAATCGGGACTCTTCTACATCGCTCCTGGCTGCGGATACTTAACCGGTACATTCTTCGGAGGACGCTGGGCCGATGCCGTGGTGAAACGATACATGAAGAAACGCGGCACCCGCGTCGCCGAAGATCGTCTACACTCTTGTCTTCCCGCCATGGGCATCGTGATCCCCGCTTCGATGATCGTTTATGGCTGGAGTATCGAGAAGAAAGTCGGTGGGATCGCATTACCGGTCATTGCCATGTTTTTGCAGGGTGTGGCGCAGTTGTTTTGTTTCCCTTCGTTGAATACTTATTGTTTGGATGTGATGCAGAGTCGGAGTAGTGAGGTTGTGGCAGGGAATTATTTTAGTCGGTATTtgcttggtgctgctgggtcGGCTGCTGTTTTGCCGATTATTGATGCGATTGGTGTTGGGTGGTTTAGTACGATTTCGGCGGCGTTTGTTGCGGTTGCGGCGTTGGGGACTTGGGCTGTGGCTGTTTGGGGGAAGGATATGAGGGATCGAGTTGATCAAGGAAAAGAGGTTGAGTGA
- a CDS encoding uncharacterized protein (antiSMASH:Cluster_11~CAZy:GH5) yields the protein MSSNTASPARGRQSREAKVHQIPLKEIKNITTSAKPFFAPPLRTAGRQIVDANGERVKLASINWYGASDIYFVPGGLDFRHRDEIATTIKKMGFNSVRFPYSDQMVIENPVIPPEFLSANLDLLDDYDLGHNDGLKRSADELDGPRALDVYNACVKSMTDAGLIVIPNDHITNAHWCDGMNLCDSSWKNDQYGPICKIKQTTESWIDHWKTIMQPFISNPLVIGADLRNEPRGIWGTMSWSSWADAAEKASEALLTLNPDWLMFVEGVSSANDCSGARNRPIKLSIPDRVVYSSHVYSWSGWGHIPSVPYGKRPYPSFQEDMINNWAFLLEDNIAPVWVGEFGAPHHADEQSLHYWKNLMTILRETDADWGYWALNPRKPEGYDNETYGLLRDDWETVIEDYRMRDLRELMKPLR from the exons ATGTCCAGTAACACTGCAAGCCCGGCACGTGGGCGCCAATCGA GAGAGGCGAAAGTGCATCAGATACCATTGAAAGAGATCAAGAACATTACAACGAGCGCGAAGCCGTTCTTTGCTCCACCGCTGCGGACGGCTGGGAGGCAAATCGTCGACGCAAATGGCGAGAGGGTGAAGCTGGCTTCGATCAATTGGTATGGCGCCAGCGACATCTACTTCGTGCCAGGAGGGCTCGACTTCCGGCATAGAGATGAGATCGCAACAACGATCAAGAAGATGGGGTTCAACTCTGTACGGTTCCCCTATTCCGATCAGATGGTGATCGAGAATCCGGTGATCCCGCCTGAATTCCTCTCGGCCAACCTGGATCTGCTCGACGACTACGATCTCGGTCACAACGACGGCCTGAAACGAAGCGCGGACGAGCTCGACGGTCCACGAGCATTGGATGTATACAACGCCTGCGTCAAATCCATGACTGATGCTGGCTTGATCGTGATCCCTAATGATCACATCACCAATGCCCACTGGTGCGACGGCATGAACCTCTGCGATTCCAGCTGGAAAAATGACCAATACGGCCCCATCTGCAAAATCAAGCAAACTACCGAGAGCTGGATCGACCATTGGAAAACAATCATGCAACCCTTCATCTCTAACCCCTTAGTAATCGGCGCAGATCTCCGAAACGAGCCCCGAGGAATCTGGGGAACAATGAGCTGGAGTTCTTGGGCCGACGCAGCAGAAAAAGCCAGCGAAGCACTTCTAACATTGAACCCTGACTGGCTCATGTTTGTCGAAGGCGTCTCCTCAGCCAACGACTGCTCGGGAGCCAGAAACCGCCCCATAAAACTCTCCATCCCTGACCGAGTCGTCTACAGCTCCCACGTATATTCCTGGTCTGGGTGGGGTCATATTCCATCCGTACCCTATGGAAAACGGCCTTATCCTTCTTTCCAAGAGGACATGATTAATAACTGGGCTTTTCTGCTTGAAGATAATATTGCACCTGTTTGGGTTGGAGAATTCGGTGCTCCGCATCATGCTGATGAGCAATCTTTGCACTATTGGAAGAATTTGATGACGATACTTAGAGAAACTGACGCTGACTGGGGGTACTGGGCGCTGAATCCGCGGAAGCCTGAGGGCTATGATAATGAGACTTATGGATTATTGAGAGATGATTGGGAAACGGTGATAGAGGATTATCGGATGAGGGATTTGAGAGAATTGATGAAGCCTTTACGATGA
- a CDS encoding uncharacterized protein (antiSMASH:Cluster_11), translating to MKPFKPPTIYNRPQTTTNASQHFSQSPPAKRRRISEDEEERAQTTIAAAKVLKKPEPSQKFQSPSFRSPLVPVPNGSSQPNSSSEPVQEQFFVVVWRKFTMKKNKTWDGDGVLSVKGTQARLQNIDGKDFGRGTCKGPLMVGSELSIGGKDVEVESMISRDDYISGRVFLGNAKGTKSAPTPSLKEIDGTSRVSAKEQAKFKKLALTQKKTSLKPPPNSTASRAAFKAPLIQNHVLAPVKNAKVPTPRHAIDSDSLVMQRPSKVPKGKQIVDVVVDPILTRHLRPHQRQGVQFMYECVMGMKDYDGEGAILADEMGLGKTLQTIALLWTLLKQNPIFEEPPVIKKALIVCPVTLVNNWRKEFRKWLGNDRVGVYMVENNKMRLTDFTRGRAYQVMIIGYEKLTKVQKELQGASGIDIVICDEGHRLKSSTNKAASAIKTLSTERRVILSGTPVQNDLAEFHTMVDFVNPNILSKYTTFKREFENPIVKSRQPGAAKNDLEKGEARSAELAGITGKFILRRTAEILSKYLPPKTEYVIFCKPTETQRKIYRHIIGTQAVASALRAGAGGLEGITALKKLCNSPTLLQQRTKSGEIKRNDLVEGVPPQLLTTPGTSAKLLVLDELLVKIRNESDDKVVLVSHYTETMDMLATLVTSLGMGYVRLDGSVAQSKRQDLIDRFNNTPPSKVYIFLLSAKSGGTGLNLVGASRLIMYDSDWNPAHDLQAMARIHRDGQKKPCYIYRFVTQGVMDEKIFQRQITKTGLADSIVDGKDAASNFTQNDLRDLFSFDEEDDCQTHRLLGCQCEQNGLPFSEAVEDEVAEQVGRNDLAKLSGGEIEVLHLEDSDQEEVYVPKKCTTTLGNVDRDAQEAEILRNARESRDSEGKAKMLSLMQYTHLDTSLTRGEEPARRKGWDEDDEDTSNEGDTSTMSILDAAIDDAALRNVIRDVGQRIGYVMTKMGTSRNEEGAAEETKG from the coding sequence ATGAAGCCCTTCAAGCCGCCGACCATCTACAACCGGCCACAGACCACGACAAATGCGTCTCAGCACTTCAGCCAATCGCCTCCAGCCAAGAGACGGCGCAtcagcgaagatgaagaggagcgaGCCCAGACGACCATCGCTGCAGCGAAAGTGCTCAAGAAACCCGAGCCTTCTCAGAAGTTTCAGTCGCCTTCTTTTCGCAGTCCTCTAGTCCCAGTTCCAAATGGGTCTTCTCAGCCAAATTCCAGCTCGGAGCCAGTGCAGGAGCAGTTCTTCGTCGTGGTGTGGCGAAAGTTCaccatgaagaagaacaaaacCTGGGATGGTGACGGCGTGCTATCGGTCAAAGGCACCCAGGCTAGGTTACAGAACATTGATGGCAAAGACTTCGGCCGGGGCACCTGTAAAGGCCCGCTCATGGTAGGATCGGAATTGTCCATCGGTGGCAAAGACGTGGAGGTTGAATCCATGATTTCCAGAGATGATTACATTTCCGGCCGCGTCTTTCTGGGCAACGCAAAGGGTACTAAGAGTGCACCAACGCCTTCACTGAAGGAGATCGATGGCACCAGTCGCGTCTCGGCAAAAGAACAGGCGAAGTTTAAGAAGCTCGCCCTCACGCAGAAGAAGACTTCGCTCAAGCCTCCACCCAACAGTACggcaagcagagcagcttTCAAGGCACCGCTCATTCAGAACCATGTCCTGGCTCCAGTCAAGAACGCAAAAGTCCCGACTCCTCGCCACGCCATTGACTCAGATTCGCTGGTAATGCAACGACCAAGTAAAGTCCCAAAGGGCAAGCAGATCGttgatgttgtggtggaCCCGATCCTGACACGCCATCTGCGTCCACACCAGCGTCAAGGCGTCCAGTTCATGTATGAATGCGTCATGGGTATGAAGGACTACGACGGGGAAGGCGCAATTCTTGCAGATGAGATGGGTCTCGGCAAGACGCTTCAGACGATTGCATTGCTGTGGACGCTGCTAAAGCAGAACCCGATTTTCGAGGAACCTCCTGTCATCAAGAAGGCATTGATAGTGTGTCCAGTCACGCTGGTGAATAACTGGAGGAAAGAGTTCCGGAAATGGCTCGGAAACGACCGTGTTGGCGTATACATGGTAGAGAACAACAAGATGAGACTCACAGATTTCACTAGAGGCAGGGCATACCAAGTGATGATCATCGGCTACGAGAAACTCACGAAAGTCCAGAAGGAGCTCCAAGGAGCCTCGGGCATCGACATTGTCATTTGCGACGAGGGCCATCGACTCAAGTCAAGCACAAACAAAGCAGCATCTGCGATCAAGACTCTCAGCACTGAGCGTCGCGTGATTCTGAGTGGGACCCCAGTGCAGAATGACTTGGCCGAGTTTCACACGATGGTCGACTTCGTCAATCCTAACATCTTGAGCAAATACACGACCTTCAAGCGGGAATTCGAAAATCCTATCGTCAAATCACGGCAACCAGGAGCAGCGAAGAATGATCTAGAGAAAGGCGAGGCCCGAAGTGCCGAGCTGGCCGGGATCACTGGGAAGTTCATCTTGCGTCGTACGGCTGAAATTCTGTCCAAGTACCTGCCACCCAAGACAGAGTACGTGATCTTCTGCAAGCCGACCGAAACCCAGCGTAAGATCTATCGCCATATCATTGGCACCCAGGCTGTCGCGTCCGCGCTGCGTGCAGGTGCCGGTGGCTTGGAAGGAATCACAGCTCTGAAGAAACTCTGTAACAGTCCGACGCTCTTGCAGCAGAGGACCAAGTCGGGCGAGATCAAGCGCAACGACCTTGTAGAGGGTGTACCTCCTCAACTGTTGACCACTCCAGGCACAAGTGCAAAGCTCTTAGTGCTCGACGAGCTATTGGTCAAAATCAGAAACGAGTCGGATGACAAAGTTGTTCTGGTCAGTCACTACACAGAGACCATGGACATGTTGGCTACATTGGTCACATCCCTTGGTATGGGGTATGTTCGCCTGGATGGCAGTGTAGCTCAATCGAAGCGCCAGGATCTGATCGACCGATTCAACAACACTCCACCGAGCAAAGTCTACATATTTCTACTGTCGGCGAAGTCCGGTGGTACTGGTCTGAACCTCGTCGGCGCCTCGCGGTTGATCATGTACGACTCTGACTGGAATCCGGCACACGATTTGCAAGCCATGGCTCGCATTCACCGCGATGGACAGAAGAAGCCGTGTTATATTTATCGCTTCGTAACTCAGGGTGTCATGGACGAGAAGATCTTTCAGCGCCAAATCACCAAGACAGGTCTCGCAGACAGTATTGTGGACGGGAAAGACGCCGCTAGCAACTTCACACAAAATGACCTGCGCGACCTGTTCTCTTTcgacgaagaggatgattgCCAAACGCATCGCTTGCTCGGTTGTCAATGCGAACAGAATGGTCTGCCGTTCTCAGAAGCTGTCGAGGACGAAGTTGCAGAGCAAGTCGGCAGGAATGATCTTGCTAAGTTGAGTGGTGGCGAGATCGAGGTGCTACATCTGGAGGACAGTGACCAAGAGGAAGTCTACGTGCCAAAGAAATGCACTACGACTTTGGGAAATGTTGATCGGGATGCTCAGGAGGCCGAGATTCTGCGCAATGCTCGAGAAAGTCGCGACTCTGAAGGCAAGGCGAAGATGCTGAGTCTCATGCAGTACACTCACCTCGACACATCTTTgacgagaggagaggagcCAGCGCGCCGCAAGGGCTgggatgaagatgacgaggatacCAGCAACGAGGGTGATACCTCCACGATGAGTATCCTTGATGCAGCGATCGATGACGCCGCTTTGCGAAATGTCATTCGTGATGTCGGGCAGAGAATAGGCTACGTGATGACGAAAATGGGTACCTCGCGGAACGAGGAgggagcagcagaagaaacAAAGGGATAG
- a CDS encoding uncharacterized protein (antiSMASH:Cluster_11) codes for MPEIIEPQVIKYSFLDDYSEGAHPQLLNALIASNDAQQSGYGNDEYSAEARTHIRRHLRNDDVGVFFVPSGTSANAISIAACLRPHESVIAPSTGHIVTRETGAVESAGHKIINVIPEAGKLTPALIKKALAENWHYPHMAKPRLVYISNATEIGTIYTKDEFKAIKQLCEQHDLLLFVDGARIGTALASDKNDMSWNDVLELTDIFWIGGTKNGALLGEAIVVKDKALARDFEFYVKQHGSLLAKGRIMGAQFAELFREDLYFQLARQANVAANKLSKSITDAGYTLLAETETNQVFAILPRPLVEKLRKDFSFYLWETRGEDWVVVRLLTTWATDGSQLTKFGNALLA; via the coding sequence ATGCCTGAAATCATCGAGCCTCAAGTGATCAAGTACAGTTTCCTTGACGATTACAGCGAAGGCGCACATCCACAACTTCTAAATGCATTAATTGCCAGCAATGATGCCCAGCAGAGCGGATATGGCAACGATGAGTACAGCGCAGAGGCAAGAACACATATCAGAAGACATCTGAGAAACGACGATGTGGGGGTCTTTTTCGTACCTTCTGGGACAAGTGCCAACGCCATCTCCATCGCAGCTTGTCTTCGACCACACGAAAGTGTCATCGCGCCTTCGACTGGCCACATTGTCACACGCGAAACAGGAGCTGTAGAATCCGCCGGTCACAAAATCATCAATGTCATCCCAGAAGCAGGCAAACTCACTCCAGCTCTCATCAAGAAAGCATTGGCTGAAAATTGGCATTATCCTCACATGGCCAAGCCTCGATTGGTATACATTTCCAACGCAACAGAAATTGGAACAATCTACACAAAGGACGAATTTAAAGCCATCAAACAATTATGCGAGCAACACGACTTACTTCTCTTCGTTGATGGAGCTCGTATCGGAACCGCACTAGCCAGCGACAAGAATGACATGAGCTGGAACGACGTCCTGGAATTGACCGATATTTTCTGGATCGGAGGCACAAAGAACGGAGCACTTCTCGGCGAAGCCATCGTGGTCAAAGATAAAGCGCTAGCTCGAGATTTCGAGTTTTATGTCAAACAACATGGGTCACTCCTAGCGAAGGGCAGAATCATGGGCGCTCAATTCGCGGAGCTGTTTCGTGAAGACTTATATTTTCAATTGGCCCGACAGGCCAATGTGGCTGCGAATAAATTGTCCAAATCTATTACTGATGCTGGCTATACTCTGCTGGCAGAGACAGAGACCAACCAAGTTTTTGCAATCCTGCCGAGGCCATTGGTGGAGAAACTGCGCAAGGATTTTTCGTTCTATTTGTGGGAGACTAGAGGCGAGGATTGGGTTGTAGTGCGATTGCTTACGACTTGGGCGACGGATGGGTCGCAGTTGACGAAATTTGGGAATGCTTTGCTTGCTTAG
- a CDS encoding uncharacterized protein (antiSMASH:Cluster_11) has product MADTRWRGWSSGIRWVLVAIFLMSLVTWAIGCAFTARFANAPIGDSPYYSRISTAELYFYAAGFPMATMLAAVIDFVLHMRGWLSPVVSIIWSLIAFGVWIWVLLMWGVTEWSPDTGGILDLYMYDYAVNGIDVYGDGLFYSRVSTGSVAALLTLVQLSFAARAVDLERKERKARVGKLEGA; this is encoded by the exons ATGGCGGACACTCGCTGGCGTGGTTGGTCCTCGGGCATACGATGGGTGTTGGTGGCGATTTTCCTGATGTCTCTCGTAACATGGGCAATCGGCTGTGCATTCACAGCACGTTTTGCAAATGCTCCGATCGGGGATTCACCATACTACAGCAGGATCTCGACAGC CGAACTTTACTTTTACGCTGCCGGCTTTCCCATGGCGACTATGCTCGCTGCGGTGATCGATTTTGTCTTGCACATGCGCGGTTGGCTGAGCCCGGTTGTTTCGATCATTTGGTCTCTAATCGCCTTCGGAGTCTGGATATGGGTTCTTCTGATGTGGGGTGTCACGGAGTGGAGTCCCGATACTGGAGGTATCCTGGATCTCTACATGTACGACTACGCCGTCAATGGGATCGATGTGTATGGGGATGGCCTGTTCTACAGCCGAGTCTCGACCGGAAGTGTGGCAGCATTATTGACGCTTGTGCAGCTGAGCTTTGCTGCTAGAGCTGTGGACTTGGAGAGGAAGGAAAGAAAAGCCAGGGTTGGCAAGCTTGAAGGTGCATGA